The following are from one region of the Paenibacillus sabinae T27 genome:
- a CDS encoding UbiD family decarboxylase gives MGYSNLRQWIEQLRKDKDLAVIEAPVDPYLELAEIHRRVIQEEGPALLFTNVKGTPFPVVTNLFGTVRRVDQAFGPRPEELMKSLMGAVETLLPPTVTGVWKEKGLLFDLLKVGIKNVPQGDAPILNVCRSTDPLKGLPRVTSWQEDGGPFVTLPLVYTESPSNPKDHNLGMYRIQIYDDQTTGVHWQIHKGGGFHHFEAEQRNEALPVSVFIGGPPALIATAIAPVPERMPELLLASMVLGGRLPMVKDPMGGHRMPAEAEFVIRGLVPPHERRPEGPFGDHYGYYSLKHDFPVMNVQRMWHRKDAIYPATIVGKPRQEDYYLGDFLQRLLSPAYPLVMPSVHSLWAYSESGSHTLASAVVRESYSREALVSAFRILGEGQLSLTKFLILTNELVDLADFPKLLETVLERFNPAVDLFIFNKTSHDTLDYTGQRMNHGSKGVLMGIGSKVRELPRSYEEGNLPGIHSALPYCGGCLVVSGPSYTEDPELPQRLVGALREKNTSWPLVILVDNAAETVKSQTSFLWTVFTRFNPATDIFAEASVKNHHIAYELPVVIDARMKPGYPDELLPREDIVELVDRNWKNYFPKQAF, from the coding sequence TTGGGATACAGCAATTTACGTCAATGGATAGAGCAACTGCGGAAGGATAAAGATCTTGCCGTTATTGAAGCGCCGGTCGATCCTTATCTGGAACTGGCGGAGATTCACCGCCGCGTCATCCAGGAAGAGGGGCCGGCGCTGTTGTTTACGAATGTAAAAGGAACTCCTTTCCCAGTAGTGACCAACCTGTTCGGCACGGTCCGCCGGGTAGATCAAGCATTTGGCCCCCGTCCCGAGGAACTGATGAAGTCGCTGATGGGCGCGGTGGAAACGCTGCTGCCCCCTACAGTGACCGGCGTCTGGAAGGAAAAAGGGCTGCTCTTTGACCTGCTTAAGGTCGGCATTAAGAATGTGCCGCAGGGAGACGCGCCCATCCTGAACGTCTGCCGGAGCACCGATCCCTTGAAGGGATTGCCGCGAGTCACAAGCTGGCAGGAGGATGGCGGCCCGTTCGTCACGCTGCCGCTTGTGTACACCGAAAGCCCTTCCAATCCCAAAGACCATAATCTCGGGATGTACCGGATTCAAATCTATGATGATCAAACGACAGGCGTGCACTGGCAGATTCATAAGGGCGGAGGCTTTCATCACTTTGAGGCTGAGCAGCGGAACGAAGCGCTGCCGGTTTCCGTCTTCATCGGCGGTCCGCCGGCCCTGATCGCCACAGCCATCGCTCCTGTGCCGGAGCGCATGCCGGAGCTGCTGCTGGCTTCCATGGTGCTGGGCGGCCGTCTGCCGATGGTCAAAGATCCGATGGGCGGCCACCGGATGCCGGCGGAGGCGGAATTTGTCATCCGCGGATTGGTTCCGCCGCATGAGCGCAGACCGGAAGGCCCGTTCGGGGACCACTACGGCTACTACTCGCTGAAGCATGACTTCCCGGTGATGAATGTGCAGCGCATGTGGCACCGCAAGGATGCCATTTATCCGGCGACCATCGTCGGCAAGCCAAGGCAGGAGGATTATTACCTCGGTGATTTCCTCCAGCGGCTGCTGTCTCCGGCTTATCCGCTCGTCATGCCGTCCGTCCACTCCCTGTGGGCGTACTCGGAGTCGGGCTCCCATACGCTGGCGTCCGCCGTCGTGCGGGAGAGCTATTCCCGCGAAGCGCTCGTATCGGCGTTCCGCATCCTGGGCGAGGGGCAGCTGTCGTTGACCAAGTTCCTGATTCTGACGAACGAGCTCGTGGATCTGGCCGATTTCCCGAAGCTGCTGGAAACGGTGCTGGAGCGGTTCAATCCGGCGGTCGATTTGTTTATTTTCAACAAAACCTCGCATGACACGCTCGATTACACCGGCCAGCGAATGAATCACGGCAGCAAAGGCGTCCTGATGGGCATCGGCAGCAAGGTGCGCGAGCTTCCGCGAAGCTACGAGGAGGGCAACCTTCCGGGCATTCACTCGGCGCTGCCTTACTGCGGCGGCTGCCTTGTCGTATCAGGCCCGTCCTATACGGAGGATCCGGAGCTGCCGCAGCGCCTCGTAGGCGCGCTTCGGGAGAAGAATACCTCCTGGCCGCTCGTTATTCTGGTCGACAATGCCGCCGAAACGGTGAAGTCGCAAACCTCGTTCCTGTGGACGGTATTCACCCGCTTTAATCCGGCGACCGATATTTTTGCCGAAGCATCGGTTAAAAATCATCACATCGCCTACGAGCTTCCGGTCGTCATTGACGCCCGCATGAAGCCGGGGTACCCGGACGAGCTGTTACCGCGCGAGGATATCGTGGAATTGGTCGACCGCAACTGGAAGAACTATTTCCCTAAACAAGCTTTTTAA
- a CDS encoding COX15/CtaA family protein, with the protein MTAKQLKWLGYITCLIMFLALLGGAVVTKTGSGLECGNEWPLCNGKLVPAYTLGQMIEWSHRLLSGLAGLFSLASALAFRRYARDRRDLQAYAFLTLLFVVIQAAMGALAVVRPQSAAVMALHMGFSLIAFASSLMLALGAGRSPSAEVPGGLPPLAGGFRLLTWATAVYSYIVVYIGAYVSHTDSQGGCSGWPLCNGEVIPELSGGVAIMFFHRVAALLLFLLVAALGHLAFWRYGNYPEFKKLGIAAVILCVLQIFSGAGVVFTLDNEQWYLFAALAHIVLISGLFGVLCYLSVRVWQLGRLKNETASDQISRSG; encoded by the coding sequence TTGACGGCGAAACAGTTGAAATGGCTTGGATACATAACCTGTCTCATTATGTTTCTCGCCCTGCTTGGCGGTGCGGTGGTCACGAAAACGGGGTCCGGACTTGAATGCGGCAATGAATGGCCGCTGTGCAACGGCAAGCTGGTACCGGCTTATACGCTCGGACAGATGATTGAGTGGAGCCACCGGCTGCTGAGCGGTCTGGCGGGCTTGTTCTCGTTGGCTTCGGCGCTGGCCTTCCGGCGCTATGCCCGGGACCGCCGAGATTTGCAGGCGTATGCCTTCTTGACGCTGCTCTTCGTCGTCATCCAGGCGGCCATGGGCGCTTTGGCGGTCGTCCGGCCCCAATCCGCTGCCGTGATGGCGCTGCATATGGGCTTCTCGCTGATCGCCTTCGCCAGCTCCCTGATGCTGGCTCTCGGCGCGGGAAGAAGTCCCTCTGCCGAAGTGCCCGGCGGCCTTCCGCCGCTTGCCGGAGGCTTCCGCCTGCTAACCTGGGCAACCGCCGTTTATTCGTATATCGTCGTCTACATCGGCGCTTATGTGAGTCATACCGATTCACAAGGAGGCTGCTCAGGCTGGCCATTGTGCAACGGAGAAGTGATTCCGGAGCTTTCCGGAGGAGTCGCCATTATGTTCTTTCACCGGGTCGCGGCGCTGCTTCTGTTTCTTCTCGTGGCGGCGCTCGGGCATCTAGCGTTCTGGCGCTATGGCAATTACCCCGAGTTCAAGAAGCTCGGCATCGCCGCCGTTATTTTGTGCGTGCTGCAGATTTTTAGCGGAGCGGGCGTCGTGTTCACGCTGGATAACGAGCAGTGGTACCTGTTCGCCGCATTGGCACACATTGTATTGATCTCCGGTCTGTTCGGTGTACTGTGCTATTTGAGTGTACGCGTCTGGCAGCTTGGCCGGTTAAAAAATGAGACGGCTTCAGATCAAATCAGCCGTTCTGGATAG
- a CDS encoding thioredoxin family protein, protein MDKISSAAEFQEAIQSPRLTVAVFKADWCGDCKFINPFIPEVERNFADKLTLVEVDVDAVGDVSQEQNILGIPSFVAYSEGKELVRFVNKLRKSRQEIEDFLNRASEVYQTIHK, encoded by the coding sequence ATGGACAAAATCAGCTCTGCGGCCGAATTTCAGGAGGCCATCCAATCTCCAAGACTGACCGTGGCCGTATTCAAGGCAGACTGGTGCGGAGATTGTAAATTTATCAATCCGTTTATTCCCGAGGTAGAGCGGAATTTCGCAGATAAACTGACGCTGGTTGAGGTGGACGTCGATGCGGTTGGCGATGTCAGCCAGGAACAGAATATACTCGGCATCCCCAGCTTTGTCGCTTATTCGGAGGGAAAAGAATTGGTCCGGTTCGTCAACAAGCTACGCAAGTCGAGACAGGAAATTGAAGATTTCCTGAACCGGGCGTCCGAGGTGTACCAGACCATTCACAAGTAA